The region gtctagctatcacggttcgtgagatacagcctggtgacagacggacggacggacggacggacggacggacggacggacagcgaagtcttagtaatagggtcccgttttatacccttgggtacggaaccctaaaaagactgaATTTGTTGTGACCGAAATTTGACAGCTACCAGTAAGGCTCGCCGTACGGCCCCATattccaaagagtaaagtaagtacagatgtagtgcataattgttttccttcgtattttcacggaaacgtactaACGtgtcttgatatttcagtcagtctcggtacggAGGTTACTGAACTAACATGACAAATAggaacgtttccgtgaaaatacgaaggaagacaataggctacatgactaattttttttatggtatatgGTATATGGTATGGTTTAaatatggtatcaatcgatcgggtttgtttttaggatcaaatgtctatatgggacccattgcattaaagtaacacaaaagtcagaaattgtagtcaaagtccgacagtcgcacttcactcgcgaaacgccctatacaaaacggccagaggccgtgacgtcatcgcccatcttgtagtatggacaaaacaagaaaattgcgtttttgtcggtgaaatattgcgtttatgtatatagttgctatacaatattttttttggatgaaatgtaaggaatcgaatggtacccttacttttatcgtttatggaattaaaaaaaaaacttaaattttgaaactttcatgtcctgtatttttgtaatttttcaatattttattttaatatccacattattgtgataaattgctcgtttgctatctattttactagattttgttataaaattcaacatgtgtcatcatccctattatgcactacatctgtacgtaTACCAGttacatacatcagttttagtaccaaaaatactgcatctagcatcgataagcggaactatcagtactgctacttgacaatagatgtaacagtactgatagttccgctactcgatgctagatggacactgaaattaatagtctaactgatgtatggagtgagcactcttgtcttactatatttctctatgaccgtaCCTATTTTGTGTTGGCTGTCATTTGTCACTTCAGCTACCACAAAACCGGAAGTCGTCATCCAGTATGGCTGTCAATCGACACGATTTTTATTTGGCTTTACACCTATTCTAAAATCATTATCTGTGCTTTATcagattctttttttttttttttttcagataaaCATACAATATGAAGTTGATCACATTTTCCATGATAATTTTCGGAGCTATCGCCACCAGTGAAGCATCGGTAGTCCCCAGCAACAAAGATATATATGTTCTGGACCAACCTACAtcaaataatatatacatatccCTACTACCATTGGAAAACCCAAGCAAACATACTGGGACGGAACCTAAAGAATTGAACATTTTACGTCAACAAATGAAAGAGATTATGAAGAGGATGTGCGGCCGAGATGTCAAGTCGGGTGAAACGGAATCGGACATGTATACCTGTGCGATTAAGACGCTTACTTCGTTTATTGGGTGTATGCATATGGATACAGATGGTTTGAAAGGTAGGCTTTTTAATTTCTTTGACACTCATTTTGAAAGAAAGTAATGGGCAGAGTTTATAAATACAAAGATAATTTCGAATGTTGTTAAGCGTTATGTTAACAGTATGGTctgaaattgtaatacaaaggaAATGGACCGAGTAAAAGTTTTAGATACAAAATTTCTCCTCACTCTATGTTAAGCTAATTCCAGACATACAtacggcgcgtcatcgtgaaccttgttgcaatgcacgaaggttgatattgggctgtagccgcgccgCAGTTCACGTTTTTGTCGGTTAAATTTTCATAGtccataccgtaaaatggggtgagtaggattcgcggggagagttgggttatgaatggggagagaagggatgaaaggggcgtgagatggaattttaaggctactgctacaaaaataatgtattccaatttaaaatggagctatagtaatactcataataaaaaaaaacgatccaacaatcttccaaaatcacctttgtatgaaatcccatctcactccaattacgagggacggggtgaggtgggatttcctgtttatcgtcaaagttatgaaatggaactacccaaaataaaataaaaactaaaatacaaacgtccgaaacacttattatatacaccattcagtttgcatatgttatcgaggtttgaatgtcagttttgcccctactcaccccattttacggtactaagtttca is a window of Cydia amplana chromosome 21, ilCydAmpl1.1, whole genome shotgun sequence DNA encoding:
- the LOC134658076 gene encoding uncharacterized protein LOC134658076; the encoded protein is MKLITFSMIIFGAIATSEASVVPSNKDIYVLDQPTSNNIYISLLPLENPSKHTGTEPKELNILRQQMKEIMKRMCGRDVKSGETESDMYTCAIKTLTSFIGCMHMDTDGLKDTIEADPFMKCLSQALSVFVKCLISKPSSVVVDNYAPDVVMHVK